Proteins encoded by one window of Agelaius phoeniceus isolate bAgePho1 chromosome 3, bAgePho1.hap1, whole genome shotgun sequence:
- the OLIG3 gene encoding oligodendrocyte transcription factor 3 — MNSDSSSVSSRASSPDMDEMYLRDHHHHHHHHHHQDSRLNSVSSTQNDLVQKMSGEGLTRNGSKAGGEGGKYKIKKQLSEQDLQQLRLKINGRERKRMHDLNLAMDGLREVMPYAHGPSVRKLSKIATLLLARNYILMLTSSLEEMKRLVGEIYGGHHSAFHCGTVGHSAAHPPHAAGTVHQVHPILGGALSSANTSSSLSASLPAIGTIRPPHSLLKTPSTPPALQLGSGFQHWAGLPCPCTICQMPPPPHLSALTASNMARISGETKDLLK, encoded by the coding sequence AtcaccaccatcaccatcaccaccaccaaGACAGCCGGCTCAACTCCGTCTCCTCCACTCAGAACGATCTGGTGCAGAAGATGTCTGGGGAAGGCCTCACCAGGAACGGTTCCAAGGCCGGAGGGGAAGGCGGCAAGTACAAAATCAAGAAGCAGCTTTCGGAGCAGGACCTGCAGCAGCTGCGGCTGAAGATCAATGGCCGGGAGCGTAAGAGGATGCACGACCTCAACCTGGCTATGGACGGGCTGCGGGAGGTGATGCCCTACGCTCACGGACCTTCTGTGAGAAAACTCTCCAAAATCGCCACCCTCCTGCTAGCCAGAAACTATATCCTGATGCTCACCAGCTCCCTGGAGGAGATGAAGAGGCTAGTTGGGGAAATCTACGGGGGACACCACTCGGCCTTTCACTGCGGCACGGTGGGACACTCCGCCGCGCACCCGCCCCACGCCGCCGGCACCGTGCACCAGGTGCATCCCATCCTCGGCGGTGCCCTGTCCTCCGCCAacacctcctcctccctctccgcCTCCCTGCCGGCCATCGGCACCATCCGGCCCCCACACTCCCTGCTCAAGACCCCCTCGACACCCCCCGCCCTGCAGCTCGGCAGCGGCTTCCAGCACTGGGCTGGCTTGCCGTGCCCCTGCACCATCTGCCAGATGCCTCCCCCGCCCCACCTCTCGGCCCTCACCGCCTCCAACATGGCCAGGATCTCGGGGGAGACCAAGGACCTCCTCAAGTGA